GAAACGGACGGTTATGTAAATTATCATCAGGACCGAAGCTATTATTAAGGCAATCAGCGCTTTTTGGGTAAGCTCGCGTCCGATTATGGCTCCAACTGATTCGTTGCGGAGTATTGTAGACTTGCCCAGTTTACCGAGCGCCCCCAGGAGATCGTCGTTTTGGTCCTGTGTCAGATGGGGAGTCCGGATCAGATAGCCGGTTTCGCCGATTTTTTGAACGGCATGACTGCCTCCAATCTTCCGGGAGGATATGGTATTTCTGATTGTTTCTACGGCAACCGGTTTATCATAGCTGATCTCGATAATATTGCCGCCGGTGAAGTCAATGCCCTTGTTCAAACCCTGGACTGCAAGAGAGATCAAACCCGGCAGGATGATTACTAAAGATATGATGTACCAAATTTTTCTCAGTTTGATAAAGTGCAGGGACATATTTTTGACCTCCTATGCTCCGTAAAGTTTTGTGTTCTTCACTATACCGCTGTCGGCGACAACGTGCAGGAACCACCTGGTCATGGTGATTGCCGTGAACATACTGGCAATTATACCTATGGCAAGAGTTACCGCAAATCCGCGTATGGGGCCCGTGCCGAAGAAATAAAGCACTATGGCGGCCACAATCGTGGTTGTGTTGGCGTCGAATACCGCGGTGAATCCTCTTTTAAATCCTGTGTCAATTGCTGAACGCAGGCTTTTGCCTGTCCGGAGTTCCTCTTTCATTCTTTCAAAGATAATCACATTGGCGTCTACGGCTATACCGAGCGACAGGAGAAAGGCTGCAATTCCGGGAAGGGTCATGGTTACGTTCATTGATACAAAGATGATTAAAACAATCAACGTGTAAATTAGAAGCGCAAAGTTTGCAATCAAGCCCGGAACTCTGTAATACATAAGCATAAAAATAAGTATGGCAACAATACCGACTATTCCGGCATGCATGGACTTATTGAGGGAATCAGCTCCCAGGGATGGTCCGACTGAACGTTCCTCTTCAACGGAAACTTTTACAGGAAGTGCGCCGGAACGAAGAAGTATGGCTATGTTATGGGCTTGTTCAAGTGACTCATATCCTTCTATCTGCGCCTTGCCTGAAGGGATGGCTTCCTTTACCACGGGGTTTTGCAGAAGTTCGCCGTCGAGGTAAATACCTATTTTTTTGCCGACGTTAGCCGCGGTTACTTCGGCAAATTTGCGCGCTCCTACCGGCGTGAAGGTGAGATCCACAACTATGTTTTGGGAGTCCTGTCCCTGTGCTTCCAGTGCGTCTTTGAGGTCGGCTCCGGTCAGAACGGTTTTTCCGTCCTCAGTCTTAAACTCCAGGTGGGCTACTTTTACAATGGTGCGTACAGCTTCCCTGGCGTTTTGGATTCCCGCCAGTTCAACTATCAGACGCTTTGTTCCCTGCTGCTGAATAACCGGTTCGGATACACCAAACTGGTTTACCCTGCGTTCGATTACGGCAATCAGTTGTTTCATTTTCTCCGGAGTTACTTTTGCTTCGGCTGTATCCTGGGCTTCCAGAACGACATGGACTCCGCCGCGCAGGTCCAGCCCAAGGTTAACTTTATTAACTAACGGAAAGAACTTATTTAATAGTTCATTATGCTTAAAAGCGGGTACAAAGGCGGCTACAGTAACAATAATTACCGCCGCTAAGATGCAGACAATCTGGATGATTCTGTTTGTCTTGAGTTTCATTGCGCCACGTGCTCCTTTCTTCTTCAGTGTTTCAAATAAACATTTATTTAAAGTAACTTGGAACCGTTTGTGATCAGTTCAAAGTTGCATTTTAAAAAGGTTGCCGCCCTTCTGCACAGCATCATCCGGCTTAAAAAGATTTCGAAGTACTCCATTATGGAACAGATGCTGTTATCGATGGTAAGGTCCATGGTAATAATACGGTCTTTTTTGTTTATCCTGAGGAAGGCGTATTCAACCGCGTAATTAACCCTGTCATGTATGTCAAAAGTTGCAAAGTCAGGGTTCCTTACACGGGAACGGTGTACATCGGACTTGTCCGCCATAATCAGGGCGGCGGCCACATCGTTTATCGGCTGGCCGTACTCTTCCTCATGGTTGGCTACAGCGGAAATAACTGAGGCGACTTCATCCGGGCGCATTCCCATATTTATTAATATATTAAAACACAGGGCAGCCCCTGAAATACCATGTTCGTTGCGGTTCATGACATTTCCGATATCATGCATGTAACCGGCTATAGAAGCCAGTTCGGCAGTTCTTTCAGGGTAATCCAACTCTTTTAGTATGTTATAAGCGATGGTGCTGACGAGGTTGATGTGCCTGTAACTGTGTTCCGTATAACCAAGTATGCCGAGGTACTCGTTTCCCTTTCTGACAAAACTGTCAACTATGGGATTGTTTTTAATGTCGTCGAGTCTGATCAAAGATTACGCCTCCCATGGTTGAGAGCGGTTTACTCCACTTCTTCCTCCTCCCCCTGTGTTCTCTTTTGCATCACAGAGGATTTGAGAATCTCGAAGCGGACATTGTCTGCTACCCGGATAATGAATGTGTCTTCTTTTACTTTTACAATGGTACCATAAATACCGCCCGCTGTGGTAATGAGATCGTTGACCTTTAAATCAGCGATTAACTGCTGAAGTTTTTTTTGGCGCTGCTGCTGTGGTCTGATCATCAAAAAGTACAGAGCAGCAAAAAGAACAATCATGTACAAAACCGTTACCATCTGCCGGTCCATAAGTATCTCCTCCTTTCCAAATGGTTAATCTATTCGTTTCGATGAAGATAAAACCCTTTTCCAGAATGTGAAAATTTAATTTAATGATGAATAATATTGGTGTAAAAAATTTATTTTATATTCTTTAAAGCAGCCGTTGGTTATTGAAGCGCGGATTTCAGACATCAAATTCAGTATGAAATGGAGATTATGAATGGTTGTCAACCTGATTCCCAGAACTTCCCCCGCTTTGATCAAATGGCGTATATATGCCCTGCTGAACCTTTGGCAGGTGTAACACCGGCAGCCGGGCTCGAGCGGGTTGTGATCGTCAGCGCAATCAGCATTGCGGACAACCAATTTGCCTTTTGACGTAAAAACAGTGCCGTTGCGCGCCATCCGGGTTGGCAGCACACAATCGAACATATCGATCCCTCTTTCTACTCCCTCCAGAAGGCAGTCCGGAGATCCCACCCCCATAAGATAGTGAGGTTTGTCCCAGGG
Above is a genomic segment from Desulfotomaculum sp. containing:
- a CDS encoding protein translocase subunit SecF, whose amino-acid sequence is MSLHFIKLRKIWYIISLVIILPGLISLAVQGLNKGIDFTGGNIIEISYDKPVAVETIRNTISSRKIGGSHAVQKIGETGYLIRTPHLTQDQNDDLLGALGKLGKSTILRNESVGAIIGRELTQKALIALIIASVLMIIYITVRFEFKQGLAAIIALLHDVLVVTGIFSLFRIEIDSAFVAAILTIIGYSINDTIIIFDRIRENMLHRQKGESIEDVVNRGLWQTLTRSINTVLTVIFVLVAMYFLGGSTIKTFVLAMLIGVVSGMYSSICNASPLWIDLKRLEKKSH
- the secD gene encoding protein translocase subunit SecD translates to MKLKTNRIIQIVCILAAVIIVTVAAFVPAFKHNELLNKFFPLVNKVNLGLDLRGGVHVVLEAQDTAEAKVTPEKMKQLIAVIERRVNQFGVSEPVIQQQGTKRLIVELAGIQNAREAVRTIVKVAHLEFKTEDGKTVLTGADLKDALEAQGQDSQNIVVDLTFTPVGARKFAEVTAANVGKKIGIYLDGELLQNPVVKEAIPSGKAQIEGYESLEQAHNIAILLRSGALPVKVSVEEERSVGPSLGADSLNKSMHAGIVGIVAILIFMLMYYRVPGLIANFALLIYTLIVLIIFVSMNVTMTLPGIAAFLLSLGIAVDANVIIFERMKEELRTGKSLRSAIDTGFKRGFTAVFDANTTTIVAAIVLYFFGTGPIRGFAVTLAIGIIASMFTAITMTRWFLHVVADSGIVKNTKLYGA
- a CDS encoding phosphohydrolase; the protein is MIRLDDIKNNPIVDSFVRKGNEYLGILGYTEHSYRHINLVSTIAYNILKELDYPERTAELASIAGYMHDIGNVMNRNEHGISGAALCFNILINMGMRPDEVASVISAVANHEEEYGQPINDVAAALIMADKSDVHRSRVRNPDFATFDIHDRVNYAVEYAFLRINKKDRIITMDLTIDNSICSIMEYFEIFLSRMMLCRRAATFLKCNFELITNGSKLL
- the yajC gene encoding preprotein translocase subunit YajC gives rise to the protein MDRQMVTVLYMIVLFAALYFLMIRPQQQRQKKLQQLIADLKVNDLITTAGGIYGTIVKVKEDTFIIRVADNVRFEILKSSVMQKRTQGEEEEVE